The following proteins are co-located in the Elusimicrobiota bacterium genome:
- a CDS encoding Na/Pi cotransporter family protein: protein MGWEKVLCFVGGGLAVFVYGMTLASDAFQKVAGRRLRIILELLTANRLMGIGAGVALTMATQSSSATTVMLVSLANSGLLQLGQTLGVLLGADIGTTVTVQILAFHISDYALLMIAAGVGVLLLSRYERPKALGQVFMGFGFIFFGMSLMQSGMAPLQQSDWFRSQILALAEHPLRAFLISTLFTGMIHSSAATMAVAMTLASQGLLGDTPEEMMRVALPVVLGANVGTCATALMAGIGTNVEARRVAVAHLLIKTFGALLFFPLAGPFSALVHDLSMRMSPDASAMRLLANMHTAFNIAITLIFVGFTGPLARLILWLVPQRKDDDARRVDLLPLEIVDSEELALRSAKTALERLAGTVLQMFRDSIRVIEKDDLRLLEDVRRADEKVDDAQRQISKYLIGLLRRRELSEKDERQCKKLFIIASELEKIGNILRNSLMNAAYQKISRDIEYSIEGQKEFERMLDTCEKMLQEVVEMIGDGEEETERAARILALRRDVLEQQRLLQGAHIRRLRKGLRDSGQSSWCFLEMISILDAFSYRLASVMQAQLGTDVVDQPY from the coding sequence ATGGGCTGGGAGAAAGTGCTCTGCTTCGTCGGCGGCGGGCTCGCCGTCTTCGTCTATGGGATGACGCTCGCCAGCGACGCGTTCCAGAAGGTCGCCGGCCGGCGCCTGCGCATCATCCTCGAGCTGCTGACCGCCAACCGCCTCATGGGCATCGGCGCCGGCGTCGCGCTGACGATGGCGACGCAGTCGAGCAGCGCGACGACCGTGATGCTCGTGAGTCTCGCGAACTCCGGGCTCCTCCAGCTCGGGCAGACCCTCGGCGTGCTCCTCGGCGCCGACATCGGCACGACGGTCACCGTGCAGATCCTCGCCTTCCACATCTCCGACTACGCCCTCCTCATGATCGCCGCGGGCGTCGGGGTCCTCCTGCTCAGCCGCTACGAGCGGCCCAAGGCCCTCGGCCAGGTCTTCATGGGCTTCGGCTTCATCTTCTTCGGCATGTCGCTCATGCAGAGCGGCATGGCTCCGCTGCAGCAGAGCGACTGGTTCCGCTCCCAGATCCTCGCTCTCGCCGAGCATCCGCTGCGCGCCTTCCTCATCTCGACCCTTTTCACGGGGATGATCCACTCCAGCGCCGCCACGATGGCCGTCGCGATGACCCTGGCTTCCCAGGGGCTGCTCGGGGACACCCCGGAGGAGATGATGCGCGTGGCCCTTCCCGTCGTCCTCGGCGCGAACGTGGGGACCTGCGCGACCGCGCTCATGGCCGGCATCGGCACCAACGTCGAGGCGCGGCGCGTGGCGGTCGCCCATCTCCTCATCAAGACCTTCGGAGCGCTCCTCTTCTTCCCGCTCGCCGGACCCTTCTCGGCGCTCGTGCACGACCTCTCCATGCGCATGTCGCCCGACGCGAGCGCCATGCGGCTCCTCGCGAACATGCACACCGCCTTCAACATCGCCATCACGCTCATCTTCGTCGGATTCACGGGGCCCCTGGCGCGGCTCATCCTCTGGCTCGTGCCCCAGCGCAAGGATGACGACGCGCGGCGCGTGGACCTGCTGCCGCTGGAGATCGTGGACTCCGAGGAACTCGCCCTGCGCTCGGCGAAGACGGCTCTCGAACGTCTCGCGGGGACGGTGCTCCAGATGTTCCGCGACAGCATCCGCGTCATCGAGAAGGACGACCTGCGCCTGCTCGAGGACGTGCGTCGGGCCGACGAGAAGGTCGACGACGCCCAGCGCCAGATCTCCAAGTACCTCATCGGCCTGCTGCGCCGCCGCGAGCTCAGCGAGAAGGACGAGAGGCAGTGCAAGAAGCTCTTCATCATCGCCAGCGAGCTCGAGAAGATCGGGAACATCCTGCGCAACTCGCTGATGAACGCCGCCTACCAGAAGATCAGCCGCGACATCGAGTACTCCATCGAGGGGCAGAAGGAGTTCGAGCGCATGCTCGACACCTGCGAGAAGATGCTCCAGGAGGTCGTGGAGATGATCGGCGACGGCGAGGAGGAGACGGAGCGCGCCGCCCGCATCCTGGCCCTTCGCCGCGACGTCCTCGAACAGCAGCGCCTCCTGCAGGGCGCGCACATCCGGCGCCTGCGCAAGGGCCTGCGCGACAGCGGGCAGAGCAGCTGGTGCTTCCTCGAGATGATCAGCATCCTCGACGCCTTCAGCTACCGCCTCGCCTCGGTCATGCAGGCCCAGCTGGGCACCGACGTCGTCGACCAGCCGTATTGA